One genomic region from Epinephelus moara isolate mb chromosome 8, YSFRI_EMoa_1.0, whole genome shotgun sequence encodes:
- the LOC126394174 gene encoding uncharacterized protein LOC126394174, with protein sequence MDHKNLEYLSTAKRLNARQARCYKRRECDTYNLTSQAEEEDDEVIRTTRKRTKKGIPEGFVRNGVKLPTFPTAPRKLQPIEDTNMLHNTSSENEAMSVQAVRADSPWGSEMSTPTHEDGAMSGQVELADSPQGSEMSTPTHEGGAMSGQAGRVDSSQGREMPTPYSVSQTLDGLVEAFSGPEKCAARSRRKEMSNACTTPRSRDLSTPRSRHAARGHARDGYCSRSSTRSSGGSSFRSWHSDVRARHDGSRHRSRHDERSRRCDDQSRSDARSRSDAPSPPARSRHDKRAWRCDDRSRSDAPSPPARSRHDERWQQCDARSRSDAPRSRHSDLSSPPYDRHDAVTETGRWAFPLPWDVFQKKVLSLLVDIRHRLKETQPASSAVHIDRIDTMEDFELQEQRLSDAQAFDTLVLQISRIGGRNTKDCVHKVLDRVFTNSLMAKFNLKGKGKRGKRPLEGTKVYRAIQEGVMKFNSTATEEYIKVNVSEHLKHAPQRRGGGGFTTP encoded by the exons gtgCT ATAAGCGTCGTGAATGTGATACCTATAACCTGACCAGccaggcagaggaggaggacgatgaagtgattagaaCGACGAGAAAGCGCACTAAAAAAGGAATTCCGGAGGGTTTTGTTAGAAATG GTGTCAAGCTACCCACCTTCCCTACTGCACCAAGGAAGCTGCAGCCCATTGAGGACACCAACATGTTGCACAATACAT CCTctgaaaatgaagccatgtCTGTCCAAGCGGTACGTGCAGACAGTCCCTGGGGCAGTGAAATGTCCACTCCTA CCCATGAAGATGGAGCCATGTCTGGCCAAGTGGAGCTTGCAGACAGTCCCCAGGGCAGTGAAATGTCTACTCCTA CCCATGAAGGTGGAGCCATGTCTGGCCAAGCGGGGCGTGTTGACAGTTCTCAGGGTAGGGAAATGCCCACTCCTT ACTCTGTAAGTCAAACCTTGGATGGCCTTGTGGAAGCCTTCTCTGGCCCGGAGAAATGTGCTGCCAGATCTCGACGCAAGGAAATGTCCA ATGCATGCACAACACCTCGGAGCAGAGACCTGTCGACACCCA GATCTCGACATGCAGCAAGAGGTCATGCGAGGGATGGCTATTGCTCCAG GTCCAGCACTAGGTCCAGCGGTGGATCCAGCTTCAGGTCCTGGCACAGTGATG TCAGAGCCAGACATGACGGGTCACGGCATAGGTCCAGACATGATGAAAGATCACGGCGATGTGATGACCAATCCCGTAGTGATGCCCGATCCCGTAGTGATGCCCCCAGTCCCCCGGCCAGGTCCAGACATGATAAAAGAGCATGGCGATGTGATGACCGATCCCGTAGTGATGCCCCCAGTCCCCCGGCCAGGTCCAGACATGATGAAAGATGGCAGCAATGTGATGCCCGATCCCGTAGTGATGCCCCCAGATCACGGCACAGTGATCTCAGCAGCCCCCCCTATGACAGGCATG ATGCAGTGACTGAGACTGGGAGATGGGCCTTCCCATTGCCTTGGGATG tgttcCAGAAAAAGGTCCTAAGCCTACTGGTCGACATCCGCCACCGCCTAAAGGAAACACAGCCTGCCTCTTCAGCTGTCCATATAGACAGGATTGACACCATGGAGGACTTTGAGTTACAGGAGCAACGCCTCTCTGATGCACAGGCTTTTGATACCCTT GTGCTGCAAATTTCAAGAATCGGTGGGCGGAACACCAAGGACTGTGTCCACAAAGTGTTGGACAG ggTCTTCACCAACAGCCTCATGGCCAAATTTAATTTGAAGGGCAAGGGGAAAAGGGGGAAAAGGCCTTTAGAGGGAACGAAGGTTTATAGAGCAATACAGG AAGGGGTCATGAAATTCAATTCCACAGCCACTGAGGAGTACATCAAGGTTAACGTGTCCGAGCACCTCAAGCACGCGCCGCAAAGACGTGGAGGTGGAGGATTCACTACGCCCTGA